A window of the Comamonas sp. Y33R10-2 genome harbors these coding sequences:
- the trpB gene encoding tryptophan synthase subunit beta gives MFEYQYPDAHGHFGRYGGSFASETLTHALVELREAYAKYQNDPEFIAEFQSELAHYVGRPSPVYHADRMSREMGGAQIYLKREDLNHTGAHKINNVIGQAMLAKRMGKPRIIAETGAGQHGVATATICARYGLECIIYMGAEDVKRQSPNVYRMKLLGATVIPVESGSKTLKDALNEAMRDWVANVDNTFYIIGTVAGPHPYPMMVRDFQKVIGEECLTQMPEFLGPEQQPDAVVACVGGGSNAMGIFYPYIPFEKTQLIGVEAAGEGLETGKHSASLQKGSSGVLHGNRTFIMQDDNGQILETHSISAGLDYPGVGPEHAWLQEIGRAQYVGITDGEALDAFHYLCRAEGIIPALESSHAVAYAMKLAKTMRTDQSILVSLSGRGDKDIGTVADLSGAEYFDRPSMRGLTVKGGPGHDAAKAVIIGGK, from the coding sequence ATGTTTGAATACCAGTACCCAGATGCCCACGGCCACTTCGGCCGCTACGGCGGCAGCTTCGCCAGCGAAACACTGACCCACGCACTGGTCGAGCTGCGCGAGGCCTATGCCAAATACCAGAACGACCCGGAGTTCATCGCTGAATTCCAGTCAGAGCTGGCTCACTATGTGGGTCGCCCTTCTCCCGTCTACCACGCAGACCGCATGTCGCGTGAAATGGGCGGCGCGCAGATTTATCTCAAGCGCGAAGACCTGAACCACACCGGCGCGCACAAGATCAACAACGTGATCGGTCAAGCTATGCTCGCCAAGCGCATGGGTAAGCCTCGAATCATTGCTGAGACTGGCGCGGGCCAGCATGGCGTAGCCACAGCCACCATCTGTGCGCGCTACGGTCTGGAATGCATCATCTACATGGGTGCAGAGGACGTAAAGCGCCAAAGCCCCAATGTCTACCGCATGAAACTGCTGGGCGCCACCGTGATTCCCGTTGAATCCGGCAGCAAGACCCTGAAAGACGCGCTCAACGAAGCCATGCGCGACTGGGTCGCCAACGTAGACAACACCTTCTACATCATCGGTACGGTGGCAGGCCCCCATCCCTACCCCATGATGGTGCGCGACTTCCAAAAAGTCATTGGCGAAGAGTGCCTGACGCAGATGCCCGAATTTCTGGGCCCTGAGCAGCAGCCCGACGCGGTGGTGGCCTGTGTGGGCGGCGGCAGCAATGCCATGGGTATCTTCTACCCCTACATTCCCTTTGAAAAAACCCAGCTGATCGGCGTAGAAGCCGCTGGTGAAGGTCTTGAAACCGGCAAGCACTCGGCATCACTGCAAAAAGGCAGCTCGGGCGTGCTGCACGGCAACCGTACCTTCATCATGCAAGATGACAACGGCCAGATTCTGGAGACCCACTCCATCAGCGCCGGCCTGGACTACCCCGGCGTGGGCCCTGAGCACGCATGGCTGCAGGAAATCGGTCGCGCCCAGTACGTGGGCATTACCGATGGCGAAGCGCTGGACGCTTTCCACTACCTGTGCCGCGCCGAAGGCATCATCCCCGCGCTGGAGTCCAGCCACGCCGTGGCTTACGCCATGAAGCTGGCCAAGACCATGCGCACCGACCAGTCGATTCTCGTCAGCCTCTCCGGTCGTGGCGATAAGGACATTGGCACCGTGGCCGACCTGTCGGGTGCCGAGTATTTTGACCGTCCATCCATGCGTGGCCTCACCGTCAAGGGAGGCCCCGGCCACGATGCAGCCAAGGCTGTCATCATCGGTGGAAAGTAA
- the lysS gene encoding lysine--tRNA ligase, with amino-acid sequence MTEQNISSAAENTAPQDENKLIAERREKLKALRENSKATGGVAFPNDFKPEHRAAALIAEHGNKEADELDAAAASVSVAGRMMLKRVMGKASFATIQDATGRIQAYVTRDTVGEEVYADFKKWDLGDIIAVEGQLMKTKTGELSIKATKIRMLTKSLRPMPDKFHGMADLEQKVRQRYVDLMTDEEARKRFVARSKAVSGIRDFMVEHGFLEVETPMLHPIPGGANAKPFVTHHNALDQEMYLRIAPELYLKRLIVGGFERVFEINRNFRNEGISVRHNPEFTMMEFYAAYWNYQDLMDYTEALIRDAAMKAVGTLELTYGGKPVDLTKPFERLTIPEAIIKFTEAGDNVTNRDWLTNALKKLGMNEEKNKLSTRTLASLQVLYFEEVVEDKLWNPTFIMEHPTEISPLARANDERPEVTERFELYITGREFGNGFSELNDAEDQAARFNAQVDAKDSGDDEAMYFDHDFVRALEYGMPPTGGCGIGIDRFMMLLTDSASIRDVILFPALRREV; translated from the coding sequence ATGACTGAACAAAACATCTCTTCTGCGGCCGAAAACACCGCCCCTCAGGACGAAAACAAACTCATCGCTGAGCGCCGCGAAAAACTCAAAGCCTTGCGTGAAAACAGCAAGGCAACTGGCGGCGTTGCTTTCCCCAACGACTTCAAGCCTGAGCACCGCGCTGCTGCGCTGATCGCCGAGCATGGCAACAAGGAAGCCGATGAGCTGGACGCCGCAGCTGCATCCGTCAGCGTAGCCGGGCGCATGATGCTCAAGCGCGTCATGGGCAAGGCCAGCTTTGCCACTATTCAAGACGCCACCGGCCGCATTCAGGCCTATGTGACCCGCGACACCGTGGGTGAAGAGGTCTATGCCGACTTCAAGAAGTGGGACCTAGGCGACATCATTGCCGTTGAAGGTCAGCTGATGAAGACCAAGACTGGTGAGCTGTCGATCAAAGCCACCAAGATTCGTATGCTCACCAAGAGCCTGCGCCCCATGCCCGACAAATTCCACGGCATGGCCGATCTGGAACAAAAGGTGCGTCAGCGCTACGTCGATCTGATGACCGACGAAGAAGCCCGCAAGCGCTTTGTGGCCCGTAGCAAGGCTGTGTCTGGCATTCGTGATTTCATGGTCGAGCACGGCTTCCTGGAAGTCGAAACTCCCATGCTGCACCCCATCCCCGGTGGTGCTAATGCCAAGCCCTTCGTCACGCACCACAACGCTCTGGACCAAGAGATGTACCTGCGCATTGCGCCCGAGCTGTACTTGAAGCGCCTGATCGTCGGCGGCTTTGAGCGCGTGTTCGAGATCAACCGCAACTTCCGTAACGAAGGTATCTCGGTGCGTCACAACCCCGAGTTCACCATGATGGAGTTCTACGCAGCCTACTGGAACTACCAAGACCTGATGGACTACACCGAAGCGCTGATCCGCGACGCCGCCATGAAGGCCGTGGGTACGCTGGAGCTGACCTACGGCGGCAAGCCCGTGGACTTAACCAAGCCTTTCGAGCGCTTGACCATTCCAGAAGCCATCATCAAGTTCACCGAAGCCGGCGACAACGTCACCAACCGTGACTGGCTGACCAATGCCCTCAAGAAGCTGGGCATGAACGAAGAAAAGAACAAGCTGTCCACCCGCACACTGGCCAGCCTGCAGGTGCTGTACTTCGAAGAAGTGGTGGAAGACAAGCTGTGGAACCCCACCTTCATCATGGAGCACCCCACCGAAATCTCGCCACTGGCCCGCGCCAATGACGAGCGCCCCGAAGTGACTGAGCGCTTTGAGCTCTACATCACCGGCCGCGAATTCGGCAATGGTTTCTCGGAGTTGAACGACGCCGAAGACCAAGCTGCACGTTTCAACGCGCAGGTGGATGCCAAGGACAGCGGCGACGACGAAGCCATGTACTTCGACCACGACTTTGTGCGCGCACTGGAATACGGCATGCCTCCCACAGGCGGCTGCGGTATCGGCATTGACCGCTTTATGATGCTGCTGACCGACAGCGCAAGCATCCGCGATGTGATTTTGTTCCCTGCTTTGCGCCGCGAGGTCTAA
- a CDS encoding phosphoribosylanthranilate isomerase, giving the protein MTRTRIKICGLTREQDVDAAVAAGADAIGFVLYAKSPRAVTLQRAAELAKRLPPFVTPVLLFVNETASNVIAACAAIPNACVQFHGDESPEDCEAATRGAQPWLRAARIPLGDDAAHFDLVEYAQRYSKAQAILLDAHVDGYGGGGKAFNWSLLPTSVASHLVLSGGLTPANVTDGILQVRPRGLSLAIDVSSGVEADGPDGKPLKGIKDAHKIHRFIAAVRAADAQILQTDTCLNTSTQMPTATSAATAAASPAKH; this is encoded by the coding sequence ATGACCCGAACCCGAATCAAAATTTGCGGCCTGACCCGCGAGCAAGATGTGGACGCCGCAGTGGCCGCTGGTGCTGACGCCATCGGCTTTGTGCTTTACGCCAAAAGCCCACGCGCCGTTACCCTGCAGCGCGCAGCCGAATTGGCCAAGCGGCTGCCACCTTTTGTCACGCCGGTTTTGCTGTTTGTGAACGAAACAGCTAGCAACGTCATAGCTGCTTGTGCAGCAATACCCAACGCTTGCGTGCAGTTTCATGGTGATGAGTCCCCCGAAGACTGCGAAGCCGCCACCCGGGGCGCACAACCCTGGCTGCGCGCTGCCCGCATACCCCTAGGCGATGATGCGGCGCATTTTGACCTCGTAGAATACGCACAACGTTATTCAAAAGCCCAAGCCATCTTGCTCGACGCCCATGTCGACGGTTATGGCGGCGGCGGAAAAGCATTCAATTGGTCACTTCTGCCAACAAGCGTAGCCTCTCACCTCGTTTTGTCTGGTGGACTCACGCCTGCAAACGTGACCGATGGCATTTTGCAAGTACGCCCTCGCGGGCTGTCACTTGCCATTGATGTGAGCTCGGGCGTCGAGGCCGATGGCCCCGATGGCAAGCCCCTCAAAGGCATCAAAGATGCCCACAAGATTCACCGCTTCATTGCTGCCGTACGTGCAGCGGATGCACAAATTTTGCAGACTGACACATGTTTGAATACCAGTACCCAGATGCCCACGGCCACTTCGGCCGCTACGGCGGCAGCTTCGCCAGCGAAACACTGA
- the accD gene encoding acetyl-CoA carboxylase, carboxyltransferase subunit beta: MSWLEKLLPAKIQQTNPTERSQQIPEGLWIKCPSCETVLYKTDLEKNQNVCPSCSHHHRIGARARLNHFLDAEGRYEIGQEVVPVDPLKFKDSRKYTERLKEALENTGETDALIVMGGSVKSINMVVACFEFDFMGGSMGSVVGERFVRGVETAIEQKVPFVCFTATGGARMQEGLLSLMQMAKTNAALTRLAKKGLPYISVLTDPTMGGVSAGFAFVGDIVIAEPKALIGFAGPRVIETTVRVKLPEGFQRAEFLQQKGAVDMIVDRRELRDRISSSLAMLQRLPADAVE, translated from the coding sequence ATGTCTTGGCTTGAAAAACTTCTGCCTGCAAAAATCCAGCAAACCAACCCCACGGAACGCAGCCAGCAGATTCCCGAAGGTCTATGGATCAAATGCCCTAGCTGCGAAACCGTTCTGTACAAGACCGATCTGGAAAAAAACCAGAACGTCTGCCCCAGCTGCAGCCACCACCACCGCATCGGTGCGCGTGCGCGCCTGAACCATTTCCTAGATGCCGAAGGGCGCTATGAAATTGGCCAGGAAGTCGTTCCTGTGGACCCTTTGAAGTTCAAAGACAGCCGCAAGTACACCGAACGCCTCAAAGAAGCGCTGGAAAACACCGGCGAAACTGATGCGCTGATCGTCATGGGTGGCTCCGTCAAGAGCATCAACATGGTCGTGGCCTGCTTTGAGTTCGACTTCATGGGCGGCTCCATGGGCTCCGTGGTGGGCGAGCGCTTTGTGCGCGGCGTTGAAACCGCTATCGAGCAAAAAGTGCCCTTCGTCTGCTTTACGGCCACCGGCGGTGCGCGTATGCAAGAAGGCCTGCTGTCGCTCATGCAAATGGCCAAGACCAATGCGGCGCTGACCCGCTTGGCCAAAAAGGGCCTGCCTTACATCTCCGTGCTGACAGACCCCACCATGGGCGGCGTGTCTGCCGGCTTTGCCTTTGTGGGCGATATCGTGATTGCAGAACCCAAGGCCCTGATCGGCTTTGCCGGCCCTCGCGTGATCGAGACCACCGTGCGCGTCAAGCTGCCTGAAGGCTTCCAGCGTGCCGAGTTTCTGCAGCAAAAGGGTGCCGTAGACATGATCGTGGACCGCCGCGAACTGCGCGACCGCATCTCCAGCTCGCTGGCCATGCTCCAGCGCTTGCCAGCTGACGCGGTGGAATAA
- a CDS encoding LON peptidase substrate-binding domain-containing protein: MTDTQSLHSLPLFPLNTVLLPEGLLSLQVFEVRYLDMARKCQQTGAPFGVVALQSGQEVRKAGSQTEQLHAEGVLAHITQLDSPQPGLLHLQCKGSQRFHIQHCWQLPHGLWVADVNMLPADSHIAVPPHLRSTAYALAQALLNVHGSDPEHAQLPTFEQMQDCAWVANRWTEMLPLPVRIKQQLMTLDSPLLRLELIADVLDQSGIAGTPSTKN; this comes from the coding sequence ATGACTGATACGCAAAGTCTGCACTCCCTGCCCTTGTTCCCGCTGAACACCGTGCTGCTTCCTGAAGGCTTGCTGAGCCTGCAGGTCTTTGAAGTGCGCTATCTGGATATGGCTCGCAAATGCCAGCAAACTGGCGCGCCCTTTGGCGTTGTCGCACTTCAATCGGGCCAAGAGGTGCGCAAAGCCGGCTCCCAAACAGAGCAACTTCACGCCGAAGGGGTGCTGGCCCACATTACCCAACTCGATTCGCCCCAGCCCGGCCTGCTGCATCTGCAATGCAAAGGCTCGCAGCGCTTTCATATTCAGCACTGCTGGCAACTGCCCCACGGCTTGTGGGTAGCCGATGTCAACATGCTGCCAGCAGACTCTCATATCGCCGTTCCGCCCCATTTGCGCAGCACCGCCTACGCCCTAGCGCAAGCCCTGCTGAATGTGCACGGAAGCGACCCCGAACATGCCCAACTACCCACGTTTGAGCAAATGCAAGACTGCGCTTGGGTTGCTAATCGCTGGACGGAGATGCTGCCACTGCCGGTGCGCATCAAGCAGCAGCTCATGACCTTAGACTCCCCGCTGCTCAGGCTTGAGCTGATTGCAGACGTTCTTGATCAAAGCGGCATTGCGGGCACGCCATCTACAAAAAATTGA
- a CDS encoding bifunctional 2-polyprenyl-6-hydroxyphenol methylase/3-demethylubiquinol 3-O-methyltransferase UbiG → MIQRPPQVALDIGCGSGGVGHALRSQFPHSQLWGCEFNAQAAAHARQHFDQVIEQDVESVDFPSLGLKQPFDLVCLFDVLEHLVNPWQLLKGLNRIIADDAHILVSLPNVSNLFLLCDALHGHWQYRNWGLLDFTHLRFFTDFDARSMFYQAGYRVIDHRTQILNAQGASIIERYKNTPFPFTLIAGEITINVTSPQHLAQLCADQNLYLITPHHHQNLSDEEQAFVTAKPSVIHAFGS, encoded by the coding sequence ATGATCCAGCGCCCCCCTCAGGTGGCGCTGGATATCGGATGTGGATCGGGTGGTGTCGGGCACGCACTACGCAGCCAATTTCCACACAGCCAGCTTTGGGGCTGTGAATTCAATGCTCAGGCGGCCGCTCACGCCCGCCAGCACTTCGATCAAGTCATCGAGCAAGACGTAGAATCTGTCGATTTCCCTTCCTTGGGACTCAAGCAGCCATTCGATCTGGTATGCCTGTTTGATGTGCTTGAGCATCTAGTCAACCCTTGGCAATTACTCAAGGGGCTCAACCGCATCATTGCTGACGATGCACACATTCTGGTCAGCCTGCCCAACGTATCCAACCTCTTTTTGCTCTGCGACGCACTGCACGGGCACTGGCAGTATCGAAACTGGGGCTTGCTCGACTTCACGCACCTGCGCTTTTTCACCGACTTTGATGCGCGCAGCATGTTCTATCAGGCCGGCTATCGCGTTATCGATCACCGCACGCAGATACTGAATGCTCAAGGCGCAAGCATCATTGAGCGCTACAAAAATACGCCCTTTCCGTTCACGCTGATCGCCGGTGAGATCACCATCAATGTGACATCCCCCCAGCATCTGGCACAGCTCTGCGCAGACCAGAACCTGTACCTGATCACGCCGCATCATCATCAAAAT
- the trpA gene encoding tryptophan synthase subunit alpha, whose translation MSRISDTFSKLKQEGRKALIPYVTAGFPFISITPSLMHAMVEAGADVIELGVPFSDPMADGPTIQRAGDKAIANGVGLAQVLAYVAEFRKKDLTTPVVLMGYANPVERYDQIHGEDAFVNNAKDSGVDGVLIVDYPPEECEEFAAKLKARDMDLIFLLAPTSTDERMQQVARVATGYVYYVSLKGVTGSGALDTAAVEAMLPRIRQHVSIPVGVGFGIRDAQTAQTVGQVADAVIIGSRIIDLLDNQPHEKILPLAIDFLRGVRKALDA comes from the coding sequence ATGAGCCGAATTTCTGACACTTTCAGCAAACTCAAGCAAGAAGGCCGCAAGGCGCTGATTCCTTATGTGACTGCTGGCTTCCCCTTTATCAGCATCACCCCTTCGCTCATGCACGCCATGGTGGAAGCCGGTGCCGATGTGATCGAGCTGGGCGTGCCCTTCTCCGACCCCATGGCCGACGGCCCCACCATTCAGCGTGCGGGCGACAAAGCCATCGCCAACGGTGTGGGCCTCGCCCAAGTGCTGGCTTATGTGGCCGAGTTTCGTAAAAAAGACTTGACCACGCCCGTGGTGCTCATGGGTTATGCCAACCCGGTTGAGCGCTATGACCAGATTCACGGCGAAGACGCCTTCGTCAACAACGCCAAAGACTCAGGCGTAGACGGCGTACTCATCGTTGACTACCCACCCGAAGAGTGCGAAGAGTTTGCTGCCAAGCTCAAGGCCCGCGACATGGACCTCATCTTCTTGCTGGCCCCCACCAGTACCGATGAGCGCATGCAGCAAGTGGCCCGCGTGGCAACTGGCTATGTCTACTACGTCTCGCTCAAGGGCGTGACCGGTTCTGGCGCGCTGGACACCGCTGCTGTGGAAGCCATGCTGCCGCGAATTCGCCAGCATGTCAGCATCCCTGTGGGCGTGGGTTTTGGCATTCGCGATGCACAAACAGCCCAAACCGTAGGCCAAGTCGCCGATGCCGTCATTATCGGTAGCCGCATCATTGACCTGCTCGACAACCAGCCGCACGAAAAAATCTTGCCGCTGGCAATAGACTTTTTGCGCGGCGTGCGTAAAGCACTCGACGCATAA
- a CDS encoding YggT family protein translates to MLFEIVLFLLDVIVGLITGACLLRMYMQAQRVPFGNPVGQLVFALSDWIVMPLRKIVPAKGRWDQSSLLAAFLLQLTQMLLIWLLMGAKSTMLALPWLALCGLLKVILSGMVGILLVFVILSWVQPHSPVYGVLQRLSDPLVAPIRKVVPLIGNVDFSSLIALIILQVLLMVLTYVQGGGLVTIVGLVGH, encoded by the coding sequence ATGCTGTTTGAAATTGTTTTATTCCTGCTGGACGTTATTGTTGGGTTGATTACCGGCGCTTGCCTGCTGCGCATGTATATGCAGGCGCAGCGTGTGCCGTTTGGCAACCCTGTAGGGCAGCTGGTGTTTGCCTTGAGCGACTGGATTGTGATGCCGCTGCGCAAGATTGTTCCGGCCAAAGGCCGCTGGGATCAATCAAGCCTGCTGGCTGCTTTTTTGCTGCAGCTGACTCAGATGCTGCTGATCTGGCTGCTCATGGGGGCCAAAAGCACGATGTTGGCCTTGCCTTGGCTGGCTTTGTGCGGACTGCTCAAAGTCATCTTGTCCGGCATGGTGGGCATTTTGCTGGTCTTCGTTATTCTTTCCTGGGTGCAGCCTCATTCGCCCGTCTACGGTGTATTGCAGCGCTTGTCTGATCCGCTGGTCGCTCCCATCCGCAAGGTCGTGCCCTTGATTGGCAATGTGGATTTTTCGTCGCTGATTGCTTTGATTATTTTGCAGGTGCTGCTGATGGTGCTGACCTATGTACAGGGCGGTGGACTGGTAACAATTGTAGGGCTGGTTGGGCACTGA
- the truA gene encoding tRNA pseudouridine(38-40) synthase TruA, whose product MRIALGVSYNGQAYQGWQSQSSGNTVQDKLEAALGRFAAEKVSTICAGRTDAGVHGLMQVVHFDTELNRAPYSWVRGTNTFLPADIAVQWAQPVPEDFHSRYCATGRRYAYVLMQSPVRPSVEAGRVGWMFYQLDGEAMQKAAQYLVGEHDFSSFRASGCQAKTPVKTLYDIRVTRRMSSGGSREAAASSMRPGDTESMECCYWRVEFDGSAFLHHMVRNIMGCLIAIGQGQHPPEWMKEVLAARSRDAAAPTFSPDGLYFLGPVYDEKWGLPTRTVGFDWLP is encoded by the coding sequence ATGCGCATAGCTCTTGGTGTAAGTTACAACGGTCAGGCCTACCAGGGCTGGCAAAGCCAGTCCTCCGGCAACACCGTACAAGACAAACTCGAAGCGGCCTTGGGCCGCTTTGCCGCTGAAAAAGTGTCCACAATTTGCGCTGGCCGCACCGATGCTGGTGTTCATGGCCTGATGCAAGTCGTGCACTTTGACACTGAACTCAACCGCGCTCCCTACTCTTGGGTGCGCGGCACCAACACTTTTTTGCCCGCCGACATTGCCGTGCAATGGGCGCAGCCCGTGCCTGAAGACTTTCATTCACGTTACTGCGCAACGGGTCGTCGCTACGCCTATGTACTGATGCAGTCACCCGTGCGCCCCAGTGTGGAAGCGGGGCGAGTGGGCTGGATGTTCTACCAACTCGATGGCGAGGCCATGCAAAAAGCGGCGCAGTACCTGGTGGGCGAGCATGACTTTTCGTCGTTCCGCGCCTCAGGCTGTCAGGCCAAGACCCCCGTCAAAACGCTGTACGACATTCGCGTCACCCGCCGTATGAGTAGCGGCGGCTCGCGCGAGGCCGCAGCCAGCTCCATGCGCCCCGGCGACACCGAGTCCATGGAATGCTGTTACTGGCGCGTTGAGTTCGATGGAAGCGCCTTTTTGCACCACATGGTGCGCAACATCATGGGCTGCCTGATTGCCATTGGTCAGGGCCAACATCCTCCTGAGTGGATGAAAGAAGTGCTGGCAGCGCGCTCACGCGATGCCGCAGCGCCTACTTTCTCGCCTGATGGTCTGTATTTTCTCGGCCCCGTCTACGATGAAAAATGGGGCCTTCCCACTCGCACCGTAGGCTTTGATTGGTTACCTTGA